A single window of Buchnera aphidicola (Cinara kochiana kochiana) DNA harbors:
- a CDS encoding tRNA-modifying protein YgfZ, protein MKNNEIDNTIIYLSKNLFYNIFMELDSWSLINITGIDRKEYLNNQFTIDMNVISKHQYKVGAHCNINGKVWTSFFIFKYYDCYLYIIRSSVYKKHIYELKKYSLFSKIDISKEINFVIFGLLGPDSLLIIERFFLKKFNKNQSLIISKKTIILKINKPINRFLIIIHKSELFSFLKFIKQHAIYRDSKQWLGLDIESYFPIIDNEISGRFILQSLGLKEWNAIDFNKGCYYGQEILCKYENKKINQFIVCSLIGENCLYNLKISENIDYFDNQTGNVYHVGIILAWVPIFDKKILLQIRMKKRFFKYKNIFFLSSDPDIKFRIFEC, encoded by the coding sequence ATGAAAAATAATGAGATAGACAATACTATAATTTATCTGAGTAAAAATTTATTCTATAATATATTTATGGAATTGGATAGTTGGTCTTTAATAAATATTACAGGAATAGATAGAAAAGAATATTTAAATAATCAATTTACAATAGATATGAATGTAATTAGCAAACATCAATATAAGGTTGGTGCTCACTGTAATATTAACGGAAAAGTATGGACTTCTTTTTTTATATTTAAATATTATGATTGTTATTTATATATTATACGGTCTTCAGTATATAAAAAACATATATATGAATTAAAAAAATATTCTTTATTTTCTAAAATAGATATTTCTAAAGAAATAAATTTCGTAATATTTGGTTTATTGGGACCAGATAGTTTATTGATTATAGAAAGATTTTTTTTGAAAAAATTTAATAAAAATCAATCATTAATTATTTCAAAAAAAACAATTATTTTAAAAATTAATAAACCTATTAATAGATTTTTAATAATTATACATAAGAGTGAATTATTTAGTTTTTTAAAATTTATAAAACAACACGCTATATATAGGGATAGCAAACAGTGGTTAGGGTTAGATATTGAATCTTATTTTCCGATTATTGATAATGAAATATCCGGTCGATTTATATTGCAATCATTAGGTTTAAAAGAATGGAATGCAATTGATTTTAATAAAGGTTGTTATTATGGTCAGGAAATATTATGTAAATATGAAAATAAAAAAATAAATCAGTTTATTGTTTGTTCTTTAATAGGTGAAAATTGTTTATATAATCTTAAAATTTCTGAAAATATTGATTATTTTGATAATCAAACAGGAAATGTATATCATGTTGGAATAATATTAGCATGGGTTCCTATATTTGATAAAAAAATATTATTACAAATTCGCATGAAGAAAAGATTTTTTAAGTATAAAAATATTTTCTTTTTATCATCTGATCCAGATATTAAATTTAGAATATTTGAATGTTAG
- the prfB gene encoding peptide chain release factor 2 produces the protein MLDLLILNKKIKKLKNKIFLLKKNTNFVHNSKKIQSIDIKIKTLTSHNNSKLISRLYKQKNFLSQEKNTIKILINRLYDIEYWIKLFNKEQDLEILKEINTQYQKLTKKLHKLEIYTMFNNKHDKNNCYIDIQSGSGGIESQDWTKMLLKMYLKYSLNKKFKTNIITKSTGEIGGIKSITLKIKGNFAFGWFRTETGIHRLVRKSPFNASNRRHTSFSSVFVYPELNNDININIESKNLRIDVYRASGAGGQHVNRTESAVRITHIPSGIVTQCQNNRSQHKNKSTAIKQLKAKLYKLEINKKKIEKKIINQNKLDIGWGNQIRSYILDDSRIKDIRTKIERNDIHNVLNGDLNQFIETSLKMGL, from the coding sequence ATGTTAGATTTACTAATATTAAATAAAAAAATAAAAAAATTAAAAAATAAAATATTTTTATTAAAAAAAAATACTAATTTTGTACATAATAGTAAAAAAATTCAATCTATTGATATAAAAATAAAAACTTTAACATCCCATAATAACTCTAAATTAATATCAAGATTATATAAACAAAAAAACTTTTTATCTCAAGAAAAAAATACAATAAAAATATTAATAAATAGACTCTATGATATAGAATACTGGATTAAATTATTTAATAAAGAACAAGATCTAGAAATATTAAAAGAAATAAATACACAATATCAAAAATTAACAAAAAAATTACATAAATTAGAAATTTATACTATGTTTAATAATAAACATGATAAAAATAATTGTTATATAGACATACAGTCTGGTTCAGGAGGAATAGAATCACAAGATTGGACAAAAATGTTATTAAAAATGTATTTAAAATATTCATTGAATAAAAAATTTAAAACAAATATCATAACAAAATCAACAGGAGAAATTGGAGGAATAAAATCTATTACATTAAAAATTAAAGGTAACTTTGCATTTGGTTGGTTTCGTACAGAAACAGGAATACACAGATTAGTTCGCAAGAGCCCATTTAACGCAAGTAATAGGCGACATACATCGTTCAGCTCAGTATTTGTATATCCTGAATTAAATAATGATATCAATATAAATATTGAATCAAAAAATTTAAGAATTGATGTCTATCGAGCATCAGGAGCTGGAGGTCAGCATGTGAACCGAACAGAATCCGCAGTACGTATTACACATATACCTTCAGGTATAGTAACACAATGTCAAAATAATCGTTCTCAACATAAAAATAAAAGTACAGCTATAAAACAATTAAAAGCAAAATTGTATAAACTAGAAATAAATAAAAAAAAAATAGAAAAAAAAATCATTAATCAAAATAAACTAGATATTGGTTGGGGAAACCAAATTCGTTCATATATATTAGATGACTCTAGAATAAAAGATATTAGAACAAAAATAGAAAGAAACGATATACACAATGTTTTAAATGGTGATTTAAACCAATTTATCGAAACAAGCTTAAAAATGGGATTATAA
- the lysS gene encoding lysine--tRNA ligase: MPKIIPYIKKKNEINTRKNKLLQLRKLGFNFPNTFNYTNKIQEILNTYKNHTKYDLNQLDRIVKISGRIIKKRILGKATFLVITNNNYEIQIYIKSNLFTESYYFTYIIELDLGDIIGVKGTIFKTNTLELSIYCQKIYLLTKSLRSLPDKYQGLKNQEIKYRKRYLDLISNTNSIKIFKKRSIIISNIRSFMKKKDFLEVETPMMHPIPGGANAKPFTTYHNSLSETMYLRVAPELYLKRLIIGGFDKIFEINRNFRNEGLSTQHNPEFTMMEIYDAYSNYIDMMSLLEDLFIFLIKKNFNSHTIKYDNYQLNFKKPIKKMTMIEAILKFNKNIQPSDLNTVENAKKIAKKLYLDTKLSNSLGEIIYLIFEKKTEKKIINPTFITEYPIEISPLARTNTTNKKITERFEFFIAGYEIANGFSELNDPEEQKKRFKLQLAQKKYTNISKNFYYDEDYITALEHGLPPTSGLGIGIDRLIMILTNQKSIKDVILFPILKKKQ; the protein is encoded by the coding sequence ATGCCAAAAATTATTCCGTATATAAAAAAAAAAAATGAAATTAATACAAGAAAAAATAAATTATTACAATTACGTAAATTAGGTTTTAATTTTCCTAATACATTTAATTATACAAATAAAATTCAAGAAATATTGAATACATATAAAAATCATACTAAATATGATCTCAATCAATTAGATCGCATAGTGAAAATTTCAGGAAGAATCATAAAAAAGAGAATTTTAGGGAAAGCTACTTTTTTGGTAATAACAAATAATAATTATGAAATTCAAATATATATAAAAAGTAATCTATTTACAGAAAGTTATTATTTTACTTATATAATAGAATTAGATTTAGGAGATATAATTGGAGTCAAAGGAACCATATTTAAAACAAATACATTAGAATTATCTATTTATTGCCAAAAAATATACTTACTAACTAAATCTTTACGGTCATTACCAGATAAATATCAGGGTTTAAAAAATCAAGAAATCAAATATAGAAAAAGATACTTAGATCTTATCTCTAATACTAATTCTATAAAAATATTTAAAAAAAGATCAATAATTATCTCCAATATTCGTTCTTTTATGAAAAAAAAAGATTTTTTAGAAGTTGAAACACCTATGATGCATCCAATTCCTGGAGGCGCCAATGCAAAACCGTTTACTACCTATCATAATTCTTTGTCAGAAACAATGTATTTAAGAGTCGCTCCCGAACTATATTTGAAAAGATTAATTATTGGAGGATTTGATAAAATTTTTGAAATAAATCGAAATTTTAGGAACGAAGGTTTGTCTACCCAACATAATCCTGAATTTACTATGATGGAAATTTATGATGCTTATAGCAATTATATAGATATGATGTCTCTTTTAGAAGACTTATTTATTTTTTTAATAAAAAAAAATTTTAATTCACATACTATCAAATATGATAACTATCAATTAAATTTTAAAAAACCAATTAAAAAAATGACTATGATTGAAGCAATCTTAAAATTTAATAAAAATATTCAACCATCTGACCTTAATACCGTTGAAAATGCTAAAAAAATAGCAAAAAAACTTTATTTAGATACTAAATTATCTAATTCTCTTGGAGAAATAATTTATTTAATTTTTGAAAAAAAAACAGAAAAAAAAATTATTAATCCTACATTTATAACTGAATATCCAATTGAAATTTCTCCCTTAGCTAGAACAAATACAACAAATAAAAAAATAACAGAACGATTTGAATTTTTTATAGCTGGATATGAAATAGCTAATGGTTTTTCTGAACTAAATGATCCTGAGGAACAAAAAAAACGATTTAAATTACAATTAGCTCAAAAAAAATATACAAATATTTCAAAAAATTTTTACTACGACGAGGATTATATTACCGCCCTAGAGCATGGACTACCGCCCACATCTGGTTTAGGTATAGGTATTGATAGATTAATCATGATATTAACAAATCAAAAAAGTATTAAAGATGTTATACTTTTTCCGATTTTAAAAAAAAAACAATAA
- the lysA gene encoding diaminopimelate decarboxylase, translated as MCNIPNIQKKMLTHNNIMYLIKKYKTPIWVYNANIIIKQIKKLEKFDIIRFAQKSCSNIHILKLMKKNNVKIDAVSLGEIKRAIIAGFKPNNNDIVFTSDILENKVLREVIQKKIPVNAGSVDMLKKIGKVSPGHSVWIRINPKFGNGHHIKTNTGGDTSKHGIWNPIEALSIINQYNLNLIGLHMHIGSGVNTENLYQVCKSMKKNAIQLNKKIKFISAGGGLKIPYSDQDKETDIENYYNKWNHTKKIISSTLKCPIKLEIEPGRFLVGQSGILIAKVYTVKNMGNNTFVLINSGFNDLIRPTLYGSYHKISVMYQNIKNKNNIPMIKSIIAGPLCESGDVFTVKETGIIFPRILPQVSPGDYIIIHDTGAYGASMSSNYNSRPFIPEILYIKEKFKLIRRRQTIQEMLSLETSI; from the coding sequence ATGTGTAATATACCAAATATACAAAAAAAAATGTTAACACACAACAATATTATGTATTTAATCAAAAAATATAAAACTCCTATATGGGTTTATAATGCCAATATAATCATCAAACAAATAAAAAAATTAGAAAAATTTGATATTATTCGTTTTGCACAAAAATCTTGTTCCAATATACATATTTTAAAACTAATGAAAAAAAATAATGTTAAAATTGATGCTGTTTCATTAGGAGAAATAAAAAGAGCTATTATAGCAGGATTTAAACCAAATAATAACGATATAGTATTTACATCAGATATTTTAGAAAATAAAGTTCTTAGAGAAGTAATTCAAAAAAAAATTCCAGTAAATGCTGGATCAGTAGATATGTTAAAAAAAATAGGAAAAGTATCTCCAGGTCACTCTGTTTGGATTAGAATTAATCCTAAATTCGGTAATGGACATCATATAAAAACTAATACCGGAGGTGATACCAGCAAACATGGAATCTGGAACCCTATAGAAGCATTATCAATTATTAATCAATATAATTTAAATCTTATTGGATTGCATATGCATATTGGATCTGGAGTTAATACAGAAAATCTATATCAAGTTTGTAAATCTATGAAAAAAAATGCTATTCAGTTAAATAAAAAAATAAAATTTATATCTGCGGGAGGTGGATTAAAAATTCCTTATTCAGACCAAGATAAAGAAACAGATATAGAAAATTACTACAATAAATGGAATCATACAAAAAAAATAATCTCTTCTACTTTAAAATGTCCTATTAAATTAGAAATTGAACCAGGTCGATTTTTAGTAGGTCAATCCGGGATATTAATTGCTAAAGTATATACTGTAAAAAATATGGGAAATAATACATTTGTACTAATAAACTCAGGATTTAATGATTTAATAAGACCCACTTTATATGGTAGCTATCACAAAATATCAGTAATGTACCAAAACATAAAAAATAAAAATAATATACCTATGATCAAAAGTATTATTGCTGGACCATTATGTGAATCAGGAGACGTGTTTACAGTAAAAGAAACAGGCATTATATTTCCTAGAATTCTTCCTCAAGTTAGTCCTGGAGACTATATTATTATTCATGATACTGGTGCTTATGGAGCCTCTATGTCATCCAATTATAATAGTAGACCTTTTATTCCAGAGATTTTATATATAAAAGAAAAATTTAAATTAATTAGACGACGCCAAACTATACAAGAAATGTTATCGCTGGAAACATCTATATAA
- the miaB gene encoding tRNA (N6-isopentenyl adenosine(37)-C2)-methylthiotransferase MiaB — protein sequence MNINIIKKKIYIKTWGCQMNDHDSSIIANILTKNNNYVITKIPEKSDILILNTCSIREKAQEKLFHQLGRWRKIKQKKSSVLIAVGGCVAAQEGKKIYKRAKFVDIIFGPQTLHKLPKLIQKSYKNKTLIIDIETQSLKKFNYSINTKINKKFTSFVTIIEGCNKYCSFCIVPYTRGAEVSRNQIDILSEIKQLAKIGVREIILLGQNVNAYCTDDIINKKKYRFSDLLYSISEIPKIDRIRYITSHPMEFSDDIIEAYRYIPQLTNFLHLPVQSGSNKILKLMKRGYSVEDYENIVYKLKSIRPTISISSDFIIGFPGETHHDFQQTLQLISKINFDTSYSFIYSKRPGTRASKLIDNTPIEEKKNRLFILQKKIAQQSFQWRRRMLGTTQSVLVEGYTKNNTQNLYGRTENNRIIFFKGNSELIGQFVSLKITDINYHTYLKGHIN from the coding sequence ATGAATATCAATATAATTAAAAAAAAAATATATATAAAAACATGGGGTTGTCAGATGAATGACCATGACTCTTCCATTATTGCTAATATATTAACTAAAAATAATAATTATGTTATTACAAAAATACCAGAAAAATCTGATATTTTAATTTTAAATACATGCTCCATCAGAGAAAAAGCTCAAGAAAAATTATTTCATCAATTAGGACGTTGGAGAAAAATAAAGCAAAAAAAATCTAGTGTATTAATAGCAGTTGGCGGATGCGTAGCTGCTCAAGAAGGAAAAAAAATTTACAAACGCGCTAAATTTGTTGATATTATTTTTGGACCTCAAACTTTACATAAACTACCTAAATTAATTCAGAAATCTTATAAAAATAAAACTTTAATAATTGATATAGAAACACAATCATTAAAAAAATTTAATTATTCCATTAATACGAAAATAAATAAAAAATTTACTTCATTCGTTACCATTATAGAAGGATGCAATAAATATTGTTCTTTCTGCATTGTACCTTATACAAGAGGTGCAGAAGTTAGTAGGAATCAAATAGATATATTATCAGAAATTAAACAACTAGCTAAAATTGGTGTGCGAGAAATAATTTTGTTAGGACAAAATGTAAATGCATATTGTACAGATGATATCATTAATAAAAAAAAATATAGATTTTCAGATTTATTATATTCTATATCAGAAATCCCGAAAATTGATAGAATCAGATATATTACCAGTCACCCAATGGAATTTAGTGATGATATTATAGAAGCTTACAGATATATTCCACAATTAACGAATTTTTTACATTTACCCGTACAAAGCGGATCAAATAAGATTTTAAAATTAATGAAAAGAGGTTATTCAGTAGAAGATTACGAAAATATAGTTTATAAACTAAAATCTATTCGACCTACAATTAGTATAAGTTCTGATTTCATTATCGGTTTTCCTGGAGAAACTCATCATGATTTTCAGCAAACACTACAATTGATTTCAAAAATTAATTTTGATACAAGTTATAGCTTTATATATTCTAAAAGACCAGGTACACGAGCCTCTAAATTAATAGATAATACTCCAATAGAAGAAAAAAAAAATCGACTATTTATACTACAAAAAAAAATTGCACAACAATCTTTTCAGTGGAGAAGAAGAATGTTGGGTACAACTCAATCCGTATTAGTAGAAGGATACACAAAAAATAATACTCAAAATTTATATGGAAGAACAGAAAATAATAGAATTATTTTTTTTAAAGGAAACAGTGAATTAATTGGACAATTTGTATCATTAAAAATAACAGATATCAATTATCATACATATTTAAAAGGACATATTAATTAA
- the ybeY gene encoding rRNA maturation RNase YbeY — translation MKKIFFSKKIEITIRLVDIKEITYLNKKYRRKNIPTNVLSFPSTENINIKHKFYNYIGDIILCPNYINKEALLLKKDRLEHWAHMVIHSTLHLLHYTHNNKKSRNKMQNIEKEIMIKLGFRNPYKYHI, via the coding sequence TTGAAAAAAATATTTTTTTCAAAAAAAATAGAAATTACAATTAGATTAGTAGATATAAAAGAAATAACATACTTAAATAAAAAATATAGAAGAAAAAACATACCCACAAATGTATTATCGTTTCCATCTACAGAAAACATCAATATAAAACATAAATTTTATAATTATATAGGGGATATTATTTTATGTCCAAATTATATTAATAAAGAAGCTTTATTGCTAAAAAAAGATAGACTAGAACATTGGGCGCATATGGTCATTCATTCTACACTACATTTATTACATTATACACATAACAATAAAAAATCAAGAAACAAAATGCAAAATATTGAAAAAGAAATAATGATAAAACTAGGATTTCGTAATCCATATAAATATCACATATAA
- the leuS gene encoding leucine--tRNA ligase produces the protein MEDISYNPKKIESVVQKHWIKNKTFSVIEDKTKKKFYCLPMIPYPSGKLHMGHVRNYTISDVISRYQRMLGKNVLQPIGWDAFGLPAEETAIKKGISPHKWTLKNISIMKKQLQSLGFSYDWSREITTCQPKYYRWEQSFFIKLFKKNLVYKKKTVVNWCSVDNTVLANEQAQNGQCWRCGSKITFKKISQWFIKITAYAEELLQDLKLLNQWPKEVITMQKNWIGKSEGIKIKCKIEDKNYFLNIYTTKPETIMGITFFAISIHHPLISTIIKNNSQINQFLKKNIDLFNTDFKNSNNLFGINTNLLVSHPITHKKIPLWITNYVRHDYATGAIMAVPGHNKIDYSFAKIYNIPIKLIFSNINNKNIEKKIILINSSKFNNLSIKQARKKITKTLIKKKIAKLYKYYKIKDWCISRQRYWGTPIPMIINHKNNILPVPETELPVILPKYIHQDKYTQSLKSYNKWLKTKIYGEKVTRESDTFDTFMESSWYYARYTNTNFDTDILDTKSTKYWLPVDQYIGGIEHAVMHLIYFRFYHKLLRDFGYVNSPEPVKKLTCQGMVIIDSFYIQNDDGSKKWLSPSKLDIDRNKNGKIIKISKKNCLHKIIYAGKIKMSKSKNNGIDPHLIVNQYGADTLRLFLMFAAPIHKSLEWNSSSIIGMHRFLKKIWTFVYTNKIKNIKNSSNDILYNQKNIKYKLNDTIIHVTNNIKNDNSFNTAIAHIMKFFNYIEDMYNKNKINYKNLKKSLESIIKMLYPFTPHICFILWKKINGKKYCIDTEKWPSINNNLTIKKTSIVVVQIHGKKRNIINIKNNLSKQDVINIIITKKEIKKHFYNKTIKKVIYIPNKVINFILETNKK, from the coding sequence ATGGAAGATATTAGTTATAATCCAAAAAAAATAGAATCTGTTGTTCAAAAGCACTGGATAAAAAATAAAACATTTTCTGTAATTGAAGATAAAACGAAAAAAAAATTTTATTGTCTACCTATGATTCCATATCCATCAGGTAAATTGCATATGGGTCACGTTCGCAATTATACAATCAGTGATGTAATTTCACGTTATCAAAGAATGTTAGGAAAAAACGTATTACAGCCAATTGGTTGGGATGCTTTTGGTTTACCGGCCGAAGAAACAGCTATCAAAAAAGGTATTTCACCCCATAAATGGACGCTAAAAAATATTTCCATTATGAAAAAACAACTACAATCACTTGGATTCAGTTATGATTGGAGTAGAGAAATTACTACATGCCAACCTAAATATTATCGCTGGGAACAATCATTTTTTATAAAATTATTCAAAAAAAATCTCGTTTATAAAAAAAAAACTGTAGTAAATTGGTGTAGTGTTGATAATACTGTTCTTGCTAATGAACAAGCTCAAAATGGTCAATGTTGGAGATGCGGATCTAAAATTACGTTTAAAAAAATATCACAGTGGTTTATTAAAATCACCGCATATGCTGAAGAATTACTACAAGATCTAAAATTATTAAACCAATGGCCTAAAGAAGTAATTACTATGCAGAAAAACTGGATAGGAAAATCCGAAGGTATTAAAATAAAATGTAAAATAGAAGATAAAAATTATTTTTTAAACATATATACGACAAAACCTGAAACTATAATGGGTATAACTTTTTTTGCTATATCTATACATCATCCATTAATTTCTACTATTATTAAAAATAATAGTCAAATTAATCAATTTTTAAAAAAAAATATAGACCTTTTCAATACTGATTTTAAAAATAGCAATAATTTATTTGGTATTAATACAAATTTATTGGTATCACATCCTATTACTCACAAAAAAATACCATTATGGATAACAAATTACGTACGACATGATTATGCTACTGGAGCAATTATGGCGGTACCAGGTCATAATAAAATAGATTATTCTTTTGCTAAAATCTATAATATTCCAATTAAATTAATATTTTCTAATATTAATAATAAAAATATAGAAAAAAAAATAATTTTAATAAATTCTTCAAAATTTAATAATTTATCGATAAAACAAGCTCGTAAAAAAATTACCAAAACACTTATTAAAAAAAAAATAGCTAAATTATATAAATATTATAAAATAAAAGATTGGTGTATCTCTCGACAAAGATATTGGGGTACTCCTATTCCTATGATTATTAATCACAAAAATAATATATTACCAGTTCCAGAAACAGAGTTACCAGTTATATTACCCAAATATATACATCAAGATAAATATACACAATCACTAAAGTCATATAATAAATGGCTAAAAACAAAAATATATGGAGAAAAAGTAACCAGAGAAAGTGATACATTTGATACTTTTATGGAATCTTCTTGGTATTATGCGCGATATACTAATACCAATTTTGATACAGATATTTTAGATACTAAATCTACTAAATATTGGTTACCTGTAGACCAGTATATTGGAGGGATTGAACATGCAGTGATGCATTTAATATATTTTAGATTTTATCACAAGTTATTACGTGATTTTGGATACGTTAATTCCCCAGAGCCAGTAAAAAAACTAACCTGTCAGGGTATGGTAATAATAGATTCATTTTATATACAAAACGATGATGGAAGTAAAAAATGGTTATCGCCATCTAAACTAGATATTGATCGAAATAAAAATGGTAAGATTATAAAGATCTCAAAAAAAAATTGTTTACATAAAATTATATATGCTGGTAAAATAAAAATGTCAAAATCTAAAAATAATGGAATTGATCCTCACTTAATTGTTAATCAATATGGTGCTGATACATTACGATTATTTTTAATGTTTGCTGCACCTATACATAAATCACTGGAATGGAATTCCAGCAGCATAATAGGAATGCATAGATTTTTAAAAAAAATATGGACCTTCGTATATACCAATAAAATTAAAAATATCAAAAATTCATCTAATGATATTCTATATAATCAAAAAAATATAAAATATAAATTAAATGATACTATCATTCATGTTACTAATAACATTAAAAACGATAATTCATTCAATACAGCTATTGCGCATATCATGAAATTTTTTAATTATATTGAAGATATGTACAATAAAAATAAAATAAATTATAAAAACTTAAAAAAATCTTTAGAAAGTATTATTAAAATGTTATATCCGTTTACACCACACATTTGTTTTATATTGTGGAAAAAAATAAATGGAAAAAAATATTGTATTGATACCGAAAAATGGCCGTCCATTAATAATAATCTTACTATAAAAAAAACTTCAATAGTTGTTGTACAAATCCATGGAAAAAAAAGAAATATTATTAATATTAAAAATAATTTATCAAAACAGGATGTTATCAACATAATAATAACTAAAAAAGAAATAAAAAAACATTTTTATAATAAAACTATTAAAAAGGTGATTTATATACCCAATAAAGTTATTAACTTTATTTTAGAGACAAATAAAAAATAA
- the tusA gene encoding sulfurtransferase TusA, which translates to MKYTLNLLGLRCPEVIMTLRKTARKLKKGQKIFLLTDDKFSNKDIILFCRFMKHRLLSMSSDKIPYTYLIEIKTK; encoded by the coding sequence ATGAAATATACATTAAATTTATTAGGATTACGATGTCCAGAAGTAATCATGACATTACGAAAAACTGCAAGAAAACTAAAAAAAGGACAAAAAATTTTTTTATTAACAGATGATAAATTTAGTAATAAAGATATTATTTTGTTTTGTAGATTTATGAAACATAGATTATTATCTATGTCATCCGATAAAATTCCATATACATATTTAATTGAAATTAAAACAAAATAA
- the asd gene encoding aspartate-semialdehyde dehydrogenase produces the protein MKKLVGFVGWRGMVGSVLLDRLQKNNDFLNFNSVFFTTSQIYGMPPNVLNRVSSRLEDAYNIEYLTTLDIIISCQGEKYTKKIYTKLQDIGWKGYWIDASSYLRMDKKSIIVLDPINFNDIQLGIEKGIKTFVGGNCTVSLMLMALGGLFAQDLIKWISVSTYQSVSGSGSQSMLELLKQIGYVYKDISVYLSSKKSILEIEKIFTSSLNKINYSNTKLKGPLLGNLFPWIDTSMNNGQTREEWKGTVETNKILNSKKNILIDGVCVRVPSLRCHSQSFTIKLRHDISVESIKSLLSSHNSWVQVVDNNFDSTMNELNPLQVTGTLNIPIGRIKKLNIGKKYLSVFSVGDQLLWGAAEPLRRILNILINQ, from the coding sequence ATGAAAAAATTAGTAGGTTTTGTTGGGTGGAGGGGAATGGTAGGATCAGTTTTATTGGATCGTTTACAGAAAAATAATGACTTTTTAAATTTTAATTCAGTATTTTTTACTACATCACAGATATATGGTATGCCGCCAAACGTATTGAACCGAGTTTCTTCACGTTTAGAAGATGCATATAATATTGAATATTTAACTACATTAGATATCATTATTTCATGTCAGGGAGAAAAATATACTAAAAAAATTTATACAAAATTACAAGATATTGGGTGGAAAGGTTATTGGATTGATGCATCTTCTTATTTGAGAATGGATAAGAAATCAATTATTGTGTTAGATCCAATTAATTTTAATGATATTCAATTGGGTATAGAGAAAGGTATTAAAACATTTGTTGGCGGAAATTGTACAGTTAGTTTGATGTTAATGGCTTTAGGGGGTTTATTTGCGCAAGATCTTATTAAATGGATTTCTGTATCTACATATCAATCTGTTTCGGGTAGTGGCTCTCAGAGTATGTTAGAGTTATTAAAACAAATAGGTTATGTCTATAAAGATATTTCTGTATATTTATCATCAAAAAAATCTATACTAGAAATAGAAAAAATATTTACTTCTTCGCTAAATAAGATTAATTATTCTAATACGAAATTAAAAGGACCGTTATTAGGAAATTTATTTCCATGGATTGATACATCTATGAATAATGGTCAAACCAGGGAAGAATGGAAAGGTACTGTGGAAACTAATAAAATATTAAATTCTAAAAAGAATATTCTTATTGATGGAGTATGCGTTAGAGTGCCTTCCTTACGGTGTCATAGTCAATCTTTTACGATAAAATTACGCCATGATATTTCTGTAGAATCAATTAAATCTTTACTTTCTTCACATAATTCATGGGTACAAGTTGTAGATAATAACTTTGATTCTACAATGAATGAATTAAATCCATTACAAGTCACTGGTACATTAAATATTCCTATTGGTCGTATTAAAAAGTTAAATATTGGAAAAAAATATTTATCTGTATTTTCTGTAGGAGATCAATTATTATGGGGAGCAGCTGAACCGTTACGCCGTATTTTAAATATATTAATAAATCAATAA